The Gimibacter soli genome includes a region encoding these proteins:
- a CDS encoding GNAT family N-acetyltransferase codes for MTESRGILVREVELGDARALNAYVKRVYETSDHLITAPDEYRISTFARWRWIVRKLSSSGEICFIATDTGGEIIGMIDGWVDPRQRVRHVLTFAMSVRADRGRTGIGRKLLATLIDWVKAHPYIRKIELHVHADNAAAEALYTSFGFILEGERKGAVRYEDGRVVNDRLMALWP; via the coding sequence ATGACGGAAAGTCGCGGGATTTTGGTGCGTGAGGTGGAACTGGGGGACGCCCGCGCCCTCAATGCCTATGTCAAACGCGTCTATGAAACCTCAGATCACCTGATCACGGCACCCGACGAATACCGCATATCGACCTTTGCGCGGTGGCGCTGGATTGTGCGGAAGCTGTCCTCCTCTGGTGAAATCTGCTTCATCGCGACCGACACAGGCGGGGAAATCATCGGCATGATTGATGGCTGGGTGGATCCGCGCCAGCGGGTGCGGCATGTACTGACCTTCGCCATGTCAGTCCGCGCCGATCGGGGCCGCACCGGGATCGGGCGGAAACTGCTCGCCACCCTTATCGACTGGGTGAAGGCGCATCCCTATATCCGCAAGATCGAACTGCATGTGCATGCCGACAATGCTGCGGCCGAAGCGCTTTACACCTCCTTTGGCTTCATTTTAGAGGGTGAACGCAAGGGGGCGGTGCGCTATGAAGATGGTCGCGTCGTCAATGACCGGCTGATGGCCCTGTGGCCCTGA
- the gatB gene encoding Asp-tRNA(Asn)/Glu-tRNA(Gln) amidotransferase subunit GatB → MAKYIIQGATGDFEVVLGLEVHAQVTSNAKLFSGAATDFGAEPNAQVSLVDAAMPGMLPTINEECVRQAVRTGLALGAQINKYSVFDRKNYFYADLPQGYQISQFKHPVVGEGIVKIDLEDGSTKEIGIERIHLEQDAGKSMHDQHPQFTYVDLNRSGVALMEIVSKPDMRSPEEAGAYLTKLRTILRYIGSCDGNMEQGSMRADVNVSVRRPGEPFGTRCEIKNVNSIRFVRQAIEYEARRQVDIIEDGGKIDQETRLFDPVKGETRSMRSKEEAHDYRYFPDPDLLPLEFDDAFIDAARSSLPELPDDKHARFEAELGLSAYNASVLVAEQESASFFEVILDETVKATKKPAKDVATKVANWVIGDLFGALNKAGKLVADSPVSAKQGAELLALIEDGTISGRIAKEVFELMFETGKDAGTIVEEKGLKQVSDTGAIEKIIDEVIAANPGQLAEYRGGKDKLIGFFVGQVMKLSGGKANPGLVNQLLKPKLDG, encoded by the coding sequence ATGGCGAAATATATCATTCAGGGTGCGACCGGCGATTTCGAAGTGGTGCTGGGGCTTGAGGTCCACGCACAGGTCACCTCGAACGCGAAGCTCTTCTCGGGCGCTGCCACCGATTTCGGTGCCGAGCCGAACGCGCAGGTGTCGCTTGTCGATGCCGCGATGCCCGGCATGCTGCCAACGATCAACGAGGAATGCGTGCGTCAGGCCGTGCGTACGGGTCTGGCACTTGGTGCCCAGATCAACAAATACTCGGTGTTTGACCGTAAGAACTATTTCTATGCCGATCTGCCGCAAGGCTATCAGATCAGCCAGTTCAAGCATCCGGTCGTGGGCGAGGGGATCGTGAAGATCGACCTTGAGGACGGTTCCACCAAGGAAATCGGGATCGAGCGTATCCACCTTGAGCAGGACGCCGGCAAGTCGATGCATGACCAGCATCCGCAGTTCACCTATGTGGACCTGAACCGCTCGGGCGTTGCGCTTATGGAAATCGTTTCGAAGCCGGATATGCGCAGCCCCGAAGAGGCCGGTGCGTACCTCACCAAGCTTCGCACGATCCTGCGCTATATCGGTTCGTGCGACGGCAACATGGAGCAGGGCTCGATGCGCGCCGACGTGAACGTGTCGGTCCGTCGTCCCGGCGAACCCTTCGGCACGCGCTGCGAGATCAAGAACGTGAACTCGATCCGCTTCGTGCGTCAGGCCATCGAATATGAAGCCCGCCGTCAGGTGGACATCATCGAGGATGGCGGCAAGATCGATCAGGAAACTCGCCTCTTTGACCCCGTGAAGGGTGAAACCCGCTCGATGCGGTCGAAGGAAGAAGCGCACGATTATCGCTACTTCCCTGATCCCGACCTGCTGCCCCTGGAGTTCGACGATGCCTTCATCGATGCAGCACGTTCGAGCCTGCCGGAATTGCCGGACGACAAGCACGCCCGTTTCGAGGCCGAGCTTGGCCTTTCGGCCTACAACGCTTCCGTTCTGGTCGCGGAGCAGGAATCGGCTTCCTTCTTCGAAGTAATTTTGGACGAAACCGTCAAGGCCACCAAGAAACCGGCGAAGGACGTGGCCACCAAGGTTGCCAACTGGGTGATCGGCGATCTCTTTGGCGCGCTCAACAAGGCTGGCAAATTGGTTGCCGACAGCCCGGTGAGCGCAAAGCAGGGTGCCGAGCTTCTGGCGCTGATTGAAGACGGCACTATCTCGGGCCGTATCGCCAAGGAAGTGTTCGAACTGATGTTCGAGACCGGCAAGGACGCCGGCACGATCGTTGAGGAAAAAGGCCTGAAGCAGGTTTCCGATACGGGTGCCATCGAGAAGATTATCGACGAGGTGATCGCCGCGAACCCCGGCCAGTTGGCGGAATACCGTGGTGGCAAGGACAAGCTCATCGGCTTCTTCGTCGGTCAGGTGATGAAGCTTTCGGGCGGCAAGGCCAACCCGGGCCTCGTGAACCAGCTTCTGAAGCCGAAACTCGACGGCTGA
- the gatC gene encoding Asp-tRNA(Asn)/Glu-tRNA(Gln) amidotransferase subunit GatC, with the protein MSDIDKATVAKIARLARIRIEDDKLDHLAGELNGIMHWIEQLNEVNTDNIAPMASVVDAKLRWRQDEVNDGGIQDKVLKNAPNAEYGFFTVPKVIE; encoded by the coding sequence ATGTCGGACATTGACAAAGCCACCGTGGCAAAGATCGCACGGCTGGCGCGCATCCGCATCGAGGATGACAAGCTTGACCATCTGGCCGGTGAACTCAACGGCATCATGCACTGGATCGAGCAGCTGAACGAAGTGAATACCGATAACATCGCGCCGATGGCGAGCGTGGTGGATGCCAAGCTGCGCTGGCGACAGGATGAGGTGAATGATGGCGGCATCCAGGACAAGGTCCTGAAAAATGCGCCGAACGCCGAATACGGCTTCTTCACCGTTCCCAAAGTGATCGAGTAG
- the gatA gene encoding Asp-tRNA(Asn)/Glu-tRNA(Gln) amidotransferase subunit GatA: MTDLTKLTIAAARDLMAKGELSSRELTEAHIKAVEAARPLNAYVAETPEIALAQADAADAKRKAGDAKAMTGIPVGIKDLFATKGVHTQACSHILDGFKPEYESTVTQKLWDNGAVMLGKLNMDEFAMGSSNETSYYGPVKNPWRAEGSNKDYVPGGSSGGSVASVAGYAAMGATASDTGGSIRQPAAFTGTYGIKPTYGRCSRYGMVAFASSLDQAGTITRTVRDGAIMLESICGFDPKDSTSVNMAVPNFEAALTGDIRGLKVGIPQEYHLAGMPAEIEALWHQGIEWMKAAGAEVVDINLPHTKYALPTYYIVAPAEASSNLARYDGVRYGLRNVPNGGGLNDMYEATRAAGFGDEVKRRIMIGTYVLSAGYYDAYYLKAQKVRQLISDDFKRAFEKVDVILTPTAPSAAFAFGEKSDDPVSMYLNDVFTVPASLAGIPGASVAAGLDAQGLPLGLQILGRPFDEETVLRVSGVIEEAAALKAEPKVWWR, from the coding sequence ATGACCGACCTGACCAAACTGACAATCGCCGCCGCCCGCGACCTGATGGCGAAGGGCGAGCTTTCCTCGCGTGAGCTGACCGAAGCCCATATCAAGGCTGTGGAAGCCGCGCGTCCGCTGAATGCCTATGTGGCCGAAACCCCCGAGATTGCGCTGGCGCAGGCAGATGCTGCCGATGCCAAGCGCAAGGCGGGTGACGCGAAGGCCATGACCGGTATCCCGGTCGGCATCAAGGACCTGTTCGCCACCAAAGGTGTGCACACGCAGGCGTGCTCGCACATTCTCGATGGCTTCAAGCCCGAGTATGAATCGACCGTGACCCAGAAACTTTGGGACAATGGTGCGGTGATGCTTGGCAAACTGAACATGGACGAGTTCGCCATGGGGTCGTCGAACGAGACGAGCTATTACGGCCCGGTGAAAAACCCGTGGCGCGCCGAAGGCTCGAACAAGGATTATGTGCCCGGTGGTTCGTCGGGTGGTTCGGTGGCCTCGGTTGCCGGTTACGCCGCGATGGGCGCGACCGCATCGGACACCGGCGGTTCGATCCGCCAGCCTGCCGCCTTCACCGGCACCTATGGCATCAAGCCGACCTACGGCCGCTGCAGCCGTTATGGCATGGTGGCGTTCGCGAGCTCGCTCGACCAGGCCGGTACCATCACCCGCACGGTGCGCGACGGCGCGATCATGCTGGAAAGCATCTGCGGCTTCGACCCCAAGGATTCGACCAGCGTGAACATGGCGGTGCCGAATTTTGAAGCTGCCCTCACCGGCGACATCCGCGGCCTGAAAGTCGGTATTCCGCAGGAATATCATCTGGCCGGCATGCCCGCCGAGATCGAGGCGCTGTGGCATCAGGGCATCGAATGGATGAAGGCTGCGGGTGCCGAGGTTGTCGATATCAACCTGCCGCACACCAAATATGCCCTGCCGACCTATTATATCGTGGCTCCTGCCGAGGCTTCCTCGAACCTCGCCCGCTATGACGGTGTCCGCTACGGCCTGCGCAATGTGCCGAACGGCGGCGGCCTGAATGATATGTACGAAGCGACCCGCGCCGCCGGCTTCGGTGACGAGGTGAAGCGCCGCATCATGATCGGCACCTATGTGCTGTCGGCCGGTTACTATGACGCCTACTATCTGAAGGCCCAGAAGGTGCGCCAGCTGATTTCGGACGATTTCAAGCGTGCGTTTGAAAAGGTCGATGTGATCCTGACTCCGACCGCGCCTTCGGCAGCCTTTGCCTTCGGCGAGAAGTCGGACGATCCGGTTTCCATGTATCTCAATGACGTCTTCACCGTGCCGGCGTCGCTGGCCGGTATCCCGGGCGCCAGCGTTGCTGCTGGCCTTGACGCACAGGGACTGCCCCTCGGGCTGCAGATCCTCGGTCGTCCGTTCGACGAGGAAACCGTGCTGCGCGTCTCCGGCGTGATTGAAGAAGCGGCGGCCCTGAAGGCCGAACCCAAAGTATGGTGGAGGTAA